A genomic window from Lycium barbarum isolate Lr01 chromosome 4, ASM1917538v2, whole genome shotgun sequence includes:
- the LOC132634995 gene encoding PGR5-like protein 1B, chloroplastic, with translation MATKLGFSITSSRLFHAPFKRPVFSASSPAASSSSSSLPRLPLIPFGASRKLSIRKKLLILSPKATADQSGQVQGDEVEDSKIGQYCSLDRKEKKSMGEMEQEFLQALQSFYYEGKAIMSNEEFDNLKEELMWEGSSVVMLSADEQRFLEASMAYVSGNPILTDEEFDKLKLKLKMDGSDIVVEGPRCSLRSRKVYSDLYVDYLKMFLLNVPAAVVALGLFFFLDDLTGFEITYLLELPEPFSFIFVWFAALPFILWLSFTITNVIIKDFLILKGPCPNCGEENTSFFGTILSISSGGNTNKVKCSNCGTEMVYDQGTRLITLPEGSSA, from the exons ATGGCCACCAAACTTGGCTTTAGCATAACAAGTTCTCGACTTTTCCATGCACCTTTTAAAAGGCCAGTTTTTTCTGCTTCTTCACcggctgcttcttcttcttcttcttctttaccaAGGCTGCCATTGATTCCTTTTGGTGCTAGCAGAAAGCTGTCTATTCGAAAAAAGTTGTTGATTCTTTCACCTAAGGCTACTGCTGACCAGTCAG GTCAGGTCCAAGGGGATGAAGTTGAGGACAGTAAAATCGGGCAGTATTGTAGTCTTGACAGGAAAGAAAAGAAATCTATGGGGGAAATGGAACAAGAGTTTCTTCAAGCACTACAA TCATTCTATTATGAAGGAAAGGCCATAATGTCGAACGAGGAATTTGATAACCTCAAGGAAGAACTAATGTGGGAAGGAAGCAGCGTTGTCATGCTAA GTGCCGATGAACAGAGATTTTTGGAAGCTTCTATGGCTTATGTATCTGGGAATCCGATTTTGACAGATGAAGAGTTTGACAAGCTGAAGTTGAAACTTAAG ATGGATGGCAGTGATATTGTGGTTGAGGGTCCACGGTGCAGTCTCCGTAGTAGAAAG GTTTACAGTGACCTTTATGTTGATTATCTGAAGATGTTCTTGCTAAATGTTCCTGCAGCTGTTGTCGCACTTGGATT GTTTTTCTTCCTCGATGATTTGACTGGATTTGAGATCACTTATCTTTTGGAG cttccggagccattcagcttcatTTTTGTGTGGTTTGCCGCTCTGCCCTTCATATTGTGGCTATCCTTTACAATTACAAATGTTATCATTAAAGATTTTCTGATCTTAAAG GGGCCCTGTCCGAATTGTGGAGAAGAAAATACTTCCTTCTTCGGTACCATATTATCCATCTCTAGTGGAGGTAACACCAACAAAGTGAAATGCTCAAA CTGTGGTACGGAGATGGTCTATGATCAAGGAACACGCTTAATCACATTGCCGGAAGGAAGCAGCGCATGA
- the LOC132634997 gene encoding leucoanthocyanidin dioxygenase, whose product MVSAVVPTPSRVESLAKSGIQAIPKEYVRPQEELNGMGNIFEEEKKGGPQVPTIDLKQIDSEDNEIRKRCHQELKKAAMEWGVMHLVNHGISDELIDHVKVAGGTFFDLPVEEKEKYANDQTSGNVQGYGSKLANSASGQLEWEDYFFHCVFPEDKHDLAIWPKTPTDYIPATSEYAKQIRNLATKILAVLSIGLGLEEGRLEKEVGGMEDLLLQMKINYYPKCPQPELALGVEAHTDVSALTFILHNMVPGLQLFYEGKWVTAKCVPNSIIMHIGDTLEILSNGKYKSILHRGVVNKEKVRISWAIFCEPPKDKIILKPLPETVTDADPPRFPPRTFAQHMAHKLFKKDDHDAAADHKVYKKDYQDSATEQKVFKKDDQDSAGKQKAVNKDNQDSAPEQKAVKKDEQDAAAEHKVFENDNQDIAAEESK is encoded by the exons ATGGTGAGTGCAGTTGTTCCAACCCCTTCAAGAGTTGAAAGCTTGGCTAAAAGTGGAATCCAGGCCATTCCTAAAGAGTATGTGAGGCCACAAGAAGAGTTAAATGGAATGGGAAACATCTTTGAGGAAGAGAAGAAAGGAGGACCTCAAGTACCGACGATAGATCTTAAACAAATCGACTCAGAAGACAATGAAATTCGCAAGAGATGCCACCAAGAGTTGAAGAAAGCAGCCATGGAATGGGGTGTGATGCACCTCGTAAACCATGGTATATCGGATGAGCTAATTGATCATGTTAAGGTTGCCGGAGGTACCTTCTTTGATTTACCTGTTGAAGAAAAGGAGAAGTATGCTAATGATCAAACCTCTGGCAATGTCCAAGGCTATGGCAGCAAGCTAGCAAATAGTGCTTCTGGTCAGCTTGAGTGGGAGGATTACTTCTTCCATTGTGTTTTCCCCGAGGACAAGCACGACTTGGCCATCTGGCCTAAAACCCCTACCGACTACAT TCCAGCAACAAGTGAATATGCCAAGCAGATAAGGAACCTAGCAACAAAGATTTTAGCTGTGCTTTCTATTGGACTGGGACTGGAAGAAGGAAGACTAGAGAAGGAAGTTGGAGGCATGGAAGACCTGTTGCTTCAAATGAAGATTAACTACTACCCTAAATGCCCCCAACCAGAACTAGCACTTGGCGTCGAAGCTCATACTGATGTGAGTGCACTGACTTTCATCCTCCACAATATGGTGCCCGGCTTGCAACTCTTCTATGAAGGGAAGTGGGTAACTGCAAAGTGTGTGCCTAATTCCATAATCATGCACATTGGGGATACCCTTGAAATCCTAAGCAATGGAAAGTACAAGAGTATTCTTCACAGAGGGGTTGTGAACAAAGAGAAAGTAAGGATTTCATGGGCGATTTTCTGTGAGCCGCCAAAGGATAAGATCATCCTTAAGCCCCTACCTGAAACTGTCACCGACGCTGATCCACCTCGATTCCCACCTCGCACCTTTGCACAGCATATGGCGCACAAGCTGTTCAAGAAGGATGATCACGATGCTGCTGCTGACCACAAAGTATATAAGAAGGATTATCAGGATTCTGCTACTGAACAGAAAGTCTTCAAGAAGGACGATCAGGATTCTGCTGGTAAACAGAAAGCCGTCAACAAGGACAATCAGGATTCTGCTCCTGAACAGAAAGCCGTCAAAAAGGATGAACAGGATGCCGCTGCTGAGCACAAAGTCTTCGAGAACGACAATCAGGATATTGCTGCTGAAGAATCTAAATAG
- the LOC132634998 gene encoding glyoxylate/hydroxypyruvate reductase HPR3-like: MASSDHQQLLLVHRFPRFKTLFVSKLRTRYRILDPLDESDPSFLPLSGSVRVMLCVGPTPVTSEILDKYPSLECIVGTSAGFDHFDLVECRRRGIRVTTAGDSFSDDVADLAVGMLIDLLRKVSVGNRFVRGGCWPVKGEFPLGSKVGGKRVGIVGLGSIGSRVGKRLEAFGCSIAYTSKRMKPSVPFPFHSNIHDLAINSDVLILCCSLTKETHRMVDKELLTALGKDGIVINVGRGAIVDEKELVQFLKRGEIGGAGLDVYENEPHVPEELFGLDNVVLSPHVAVLTPESFEALEGLFTYNIEAFFSNKPLRAQIEYE; this comes from the exons atggCTTCTTCCGATCATCAGCAATTACTTCTCGTCCATCGTTTTCCTCGATTCAAAACCCTATTCGTATCCAAACTCCGTACCCGTTACCGAATTCTGGACCCGCTTGATGAATCCGACCCATCATTTCTACCCCTTTCGGGTTCGGTTCGGGTCATGCTGTGTGTGGGTCCTACTCCTGTAACATCGGAAATACTTGATAAGTATCCTTCATTGGAATGTATTGTTGGTACTAGTGCTGGATTTGACCATTTTGACCTTGTTGAGTGTCGCCGACGTGGCATCCGTGTAACTACTGCTGGTGATTCTTTCTCTGATGACGTGGCGGATCTTGCTGTTGGGATGTTGATTGATTTGCTACGAAAGGTCTCTGTTGGTAATAGGTTTGTACGTGGTGGTTGTTGGCCTGTTAAAGGAGAATTTCCCCTTGGTTCTAAG GTTGGTGGAAAACGAGTGGGCATTGTAGGTTTAGGGAGCATTGGTTCAAGGGTCGGTAAGAGACTTGAGGCCTTTGGCTGCAGCATCGCATACACCTCAAAGAGGATGAAGCCTAGCGTTCcgtttcctttccattctaataTTCATGATCTTGCAATTAACAGTGATGTTCTAATTCTTTGTTGTTCTTTAACAAAAGAAACACACCGCATGGTTGACAAAGAGTTGCTGACTGCCCTCGGGAAGGACGGTATTGTCATAAATGTTGGACGAGGGGCGATCGTTGATGAGAAGGAACTGGTTCAGTTTCTGAAGAGAGGTGAGATTGGTGGTGCTGGTCTTGATGTTTATGAAAACGAGCCCCATGTGCCAGAGGAATTGTTTGGATTGGATAATGTCGTGCTGTCTCCACATGTTGCTGTTTTAACTCCAGAGTCTTTTGAAGCACTTGAAGGGCTATTCACTTACAACATAGAAGcttttttttcaaataaaccCTTGCGGGCTCAAATTGAATATGAATGA